One window of Deltaproteobacteria bacterium genomic DNA carries:
- a CDS encoding ATP phosphoribosyltransferase, with translation MTDILKLGIPKGSLESSTIDLFKKAGWKITTSSRSYFPTIDDPSIRCMLVRAQEMARYVESGALDAGITGKDWIMENDSDVEVIADLVYSKASFQPTKWVLAVPHDSPIKRPEDLHGKRVATELVGYTKRYFAEQNIKVEVEFSWGATEAKAAEGLVDAIVEVTESGSTIRAHGLKIVWELFTSNPQIIANRAAWKDPVRREKIEQISLLLKGALSAEAKVGIKMNVPKERLETIVSMVPSLTAPTVSPLYKTEWFAVESIISEDIVRELIPKLIKHGAVGIIEYPLNKIVG, from the coding sequence ATGACAGATATTCTCAAACTTGGCATTCCCAAAGGCAGTCTCGAATCCTCCACTATCGACTTGTTCAAAAAAGCCGGCTGGAAAATCACCACCAGCTCGCGGAGTTATTTCCCTACCATTGACGATCCTTCCATCCGTTGCATGCTCGTACGGGCACAGGAAATGGCGCGCTATGTCGAGTCCGGTGCACTCGACGCCGGCATTACCGGCAAAGATTGGATCATGGAAAATGACTCGGATGTCGAGGTCATCGCCGACCTCGTCTATTCCAAAGCGAGCTTTCAGCCGACGAAGTGGGTCCTCGCCGTGCCCCATGACTCTCCCATCAAACGTCCCGAGGACCTCCACGGCAAGCGTGTTGCCACCGAGCTAGTCGGCTACACCAAGCGCTACTTCGCCGAACAGAACATTAAGGTCGAAGTCGAATTTTCCTGGGGAGCGACCGAAGCCAAAGCCGCCGAAGGACTGGTCGATGCGATTGTCGAGGTGACCGAGTCCGGCTCGACCATCCGCGCCCACGGCCTCAAAATCGTATGGGAGCTGTTCACCTCGAATCCGCAGATCATCGCCAATCGCGCGGCGTGGAAGGACCCGGTTCGGCGCGAAAAGATTGAACAGATTTCCCTCTTACTCAAAGGTGCACTCTCCGCCGAAGCCAAGGTCGGCATCAAGATGAACGTCCCCAAAGAGCGGCTCGAAACCATCGTCAGCATGGTCCCCAGCCTCACCGCGCCTACGGTGTCTCCGCTCTACAAAACCGAATGGTTCGCGGTCGAGAGCATTATCAGTGAGGACATCGTGCGGGAACTGATCCCCAAACTCATCAAGCACGGAGCGGTCGGCATTATCGAGTATCCACTGAACAAGATTGTGGGCTAG